TCAAAAAAACAGGGTAATTGATAATTCTAGACCATTGGAGGAAATTGAACGTATTACAGGAGGAGCGAAGTATCTGCCAGAACCATCTGTTTGGCAGGTAAAGCTTGTACCGCATGTATCCTATCGTCCATGGATTTTGGAACTACGCTCTCCAGACACAAAGCTGTTATTTTATCCATTAAACGAAGCTGCTCTTTTAGAACCTGGTGTTCCCCCTCAAGAACTCGTACAAGGTCATAAATCATTGGGAGACGAACTTCGCTTAAAGTTGTTGTTTCAAATCACAAAAAGAGCCATTTCTCTACAAGATTTGAGTATGCATTTTAATGTTTCAAAAACGACCCTTCATCATCAACTTTCCCTGTTAAAAGCAGCTAAGTTCATTAAGGTTGATAAAGGGATTTACTCAGCAAACACTTTGAAAATCCAATCTTTTTCCAAACTTCTTAATCAATATCTTGGAGAAATTCATGAATAATAAGAGATATTCGAGATCGTTCAAATCTCTTTGGATTGGAGAAATTGTTTCTGAGTTCGGGGGAGCTGCTGGCGGGATTGTAAATGGGCTTTTATTGTATGAGATTACGGGATCGAAGGAATGGATGGGAGCTCTCTGGTTGATTTACTTTCTTCCTTCCTTAGTACTTCAGGGAATAAGCTCACCTTTTCTTAACCATGTTATTAAAGAAAAAATGCTAAAAAATATACAACTAATTCGTTCAGGAGCATACCTTCTGCCTCTCTTAGGCTATTTAAGTGGAGAGAATTACATAACAATAATAGGTTTAATTATTTTACAATGTTTATTAGGCCTAGTTCAGCCAATATATGCAAGTCTTTCTTTCTCACTATTGCCTGATTTATGTTCTGAAAAAGAGCTAGTACAAGCAAATAGTTTATTAGACGGAACTCTTAGATTAATGAGTTTTATTGCGCCTGGTATTACATCATTACTTCTTATCGTCAGTCCTATTTATGTTATATACATAATTTCTAGTCTCATGTTTTTACTAAGCTATATATCCTTATTACAAATACCACAGAAGAGTGTTGAAAAAATTGCAACGTGGTCCAAAAAGTTCTGGTGGGACGAATTAAAAGCAGGGTACTTCACATTTTTTCAATACCCGCATTTATTAAAACTAACGATCTTATCTTCAATTGTGCAGTTTGCCGTAGGAGCAACTATGGTAATAAATGTTCCTTTTATTCGTGGGGAACTCAATGGACAAGCTTGGGAGTATGCTGTATTCTCTGGCGCTTTTCCCGTTGGATATGCTATAGGTATGTTACTGCTCACAAAGTTACCAAAAAACAATCTTTTAATGTATGCTGGTTTAATCGGTGGTGGACTTTCCTTTGTTCTGCTTTATTTCGTACCAACTATCCCATTAGCTTGGGCTTGTGAGCTAATAGGAGGAATTTTATTTCCATTGTTTAATGCACAGAGTGCTGCATACTTTCAGAGAGAAGCACCTAGAGAACGACTTTCACAGTTAAGTTCAATTCGTTTGCTATTTTTAAGACTTACTATGCCATTGGGGATTTTATTTGCATCTGCTTCATTCCTAGGAATTAGCACACGATTAACGTATTTGATAATTGGAACATTCATTGCACTTCCAGGTTTATACTTTTTAATAAAAACAATTATTAATAGGGACTCATCTCCTAAACAAATAAGAAATATTGGTTAACAAAAAGTGCAATGCCATTCAAATGCATTGCACTTTTTTTGTATTCTTCTTCAACTCTACTGCATCTATAGTTTAATAAATAAAAAGTGCTGCCCTACCACTACCTACTGGACACTTGCACCCCGCTAGTTAAAGATTATGGATAGTTATTTTGAAGGTATTTTTATTTAAATACACCTTTTCTTTTGGAAAGCCAATCTTCTAAGGCATCTTCGTGTTGTTTTGTGAATAATTTCGGTATTTGGTCTATTGGGAAGTATTTTAAATCTAAGGTCTCAATACCATCTGCGATAATTTCCCCATCAATTGGCTTGCATTGAAAAAAATGAGTGATAGTCTGAGCTTTATCTCCGTTCGGAAACTCACCAGAATATTTAGAGTAGACACCAATAAGATGTTCAACCTCAACATTTAATCCTGTCTCTTCAAGTATTTCTCGTTTAGCGGTTTCTTCAAGAGATTCTCCAAGTTCCATAGCACCACCTGGAAAACCCCACTCATTTCTATCTCCCCGTTTTTGTACAAGAATCTCATTTCGTTCGTTATAAACAATACCTCCAGCAAAATTAAGAAATATTAAATCGTGCCCTACTTTTCCCCGAATATAACGAATGTAGTCCTTATTTGTAGTCATAAATTCCCTCCCATTTTTAGCCTCTATCTAATTTTACAAATTATAAAGATAATAGAGTGATTAAATTAACCTGTACTTTAGTTCAATAACATGATAGCTTCATCGAAAATAGCTTTGTATCTCGTATAAATTAGTCCATATGGATCGGAGAGTTTTCCTTTTGGTGTCTTTGGTAGATTTCCTATGTACTGTAATGATTCTATATGATGTTCTAAGCATAAATTAAGTCCTTTTACGGCTTTGTTATTACAGTGTTCTCTCCTACAATTTTCTTCTGATGCAACAAATTTATTTTCTGTTAAGAATCTGTCCATCAATGCCAAGTATATTAGTATTTCGTCAGGAGCAGTATAATGCTCTTCTTCCCACTTCTTTATTTCAATTGAAGGAATTTTAAACAAATATTCTCCATTACCAAAATTCCAAGCATAGCTCCCCTGCCACAGTTGATTGCATTCATTGCAAACATACAATTTTTCTTCGCCATTAGAGTGTTTAGCAATTAATTTAAATACTTCCTTTTGCATTTTACTTTCTTTAATACGTTTTGATATATCATTTCTTTGCAATGTTAAATCGTTATAGCTTTCACATCCGCAATTCATTACGAATCCCCATTTCATCTTCATATCCTACTTGAACTAACCTGCATCGTTCAATAAGAATTCTAAAAAAAGGGGTACAATCCGCACCCGTTTGTTCTTAATTATAAATTTTTTTCATTCCTATCTGTGACAATTGCCGATTTCTCTTAATAAATTCCATTCATAGTTGTAATTTGTTTTAAATTACTTTTATTTTTTAAAATCATATTTGTATAGAATGTTATTTACCTCCATTATCTGAATTGATTTGGCGTCTACATTGTTTTCATCAAAAATAACAACATTGTTCCCTGGCCCCATTGCACTATCGAATAAAATACCATCAAATCCTTTTGTTTTGATTAATTCAGTTATGTATTGAGTCGGTAAATATTCTATTTCTGATTTATTCGGGTCTACAGGAGTGCTTAATTCTTGAATAAAAGATGACAAAATTTTATTGATTTCTAAAATTTCATAAGGGGATTCAAAATCAAATGGAGATATTGGATCACTGAATAGACCAACCAATTTTAAATTCCTCTTTGGAATTAAGTGAGCAACAGTTACAGTAGCTCCTTTCCACGGCCTAATTTCAGCTATACTTGTAGCCTCATCTATAGCACAATATAAATAGCTTATTCCGCGAGGATTTGCTCTTCCTGGTGTAGTCAGTTCAGCGGGTGGTGCCATCATTTTTCCGATAGGATGTACACCTAACCTTGCTCTAAATAAATCCAACTTCTCGGTATATACAGTTCTATATTCTAAAATTTCATCAATTCGATCATTAAAAATATCATTTTTGGCTTCAGGAAAAAATCTATTAAAATGTTTTATTTCATTCTTGAAACTATCCCAGATTTGTTCCCAACCTTCTAAAGGATGAACAAAAGTAAATGCTTGCGTGATTCTTGAGTATAAATTATATGGATCAATATATCTTTCTGGGTCCCATCTCTTATTAAAGTTCAATATGTCGAATAATAAGTTTTCATCAGTTCCAGTTCCTATAATCTTTTCCGAAAATATATTCCAATCTTCATTTATTAAATCAATGAGCCTATCGCCAAATTCTGACGGATCATCATGAATCTCAGGATGAAAATATTCATAAGGTTCGGTACTTTCATAATGCTTAAATAGCCTATCAAAATCTTCGGTTAAATCATCTATATCTATAATAAATACTTCCTCACTATCACAATAGTCGCAATTTCCCACCTCATCATTTTCTCTAATCTTAGTAATTAAATGCATATCTTCAAAACAATATTGGCAGCATTTCAATTTTAAATCACCACTTCTAATCCATTTTTATACCATTATATAACATGTTGGTATTCAATGTTTCTTTTGAAGTAAAGTTATCCTTAAGCTAACCTGCCTAATAGTAGTTCCCGCAAGCTGACATGTTCTTCAGCCCATAACTTCCTATCAAAGGTGACTACTTCTTCCCTAGCCATTTTTCCCAATAATACATTGTCGTTTAAGGTATTAATTTACACACAAAATAGGCACCCATCATTGAGTGCCACGAAAAATTTTTCTATGAAGAAAAATCAAAATAATTTCTCTTTAATAGTCTTGGCAAATCCATAAGTTCCTTAAAGCTGATTGTATCTCCAATTATCTTGGTATCCACTAAAAACAATTGATCCTCAATCTCCTTAATTACCTTTTCTTCCTGATATACCATCGCACAACCTTTGCAAATCACAGCCGGTGTCTCCGTGATTTCAATTGCCCTTGACCCATCTGGCAGCTCCCAATAAACTTTACTAATTCCTAAAGCTGCTCTCCCTCCACACCACTCACAAATCATGTTCATGATCAATCATTCCCCGCTGGTTCTTTTTCTTGGCCAATTATCTTTGCTGAAGTTTGTTGTTGAGCTTTAAATTTCTTTTCTTTTAATTCATCTCGTTTTACCCGCTTATCCTTTAAAGAAGAATGATCTGGATCTTCATGATATTTTTGTCTTCTATCTAGGCGCTGAAGATCTTCTGGGACGAGATTGAATTTCTTATCATTCATCACAGCAGATATACCAACATTTGATTTATACTTTTCATATTCAGGATAAATACTCTTGAAATAACCTTCTGCAGTCCCTGAAACATAATTTTGAGGCTCTGGATAAGATGTGATAACACCTTCAAAGTTACGTAACACTACTTTGTCTGCACTTTGTGAAATCAGGTAATTAGGTTGTAGAGAAATCTTTCCTCCACCACCTGGACTATCAACAACAAAGGTTGGAACAGCATATCCTGAGGTGTGACCGCGTAAACCTTCAATAATCTCAAGCCCTTTTGAAACTGGGGCACGGAAGTGGCTAATTCCTTCAGATAGATCACACTGATAAATATAGTAGGGCCGTACCCTTATTTTTACTAGGTCATGCATTAGTTTCTTCATAATTGGAACACTATCATTTATTCCTGCCAGAATAACAGACTGATTGCCAATAGGAACACCTGCATTCGCCAACATCTCGCATGCTCTTTTAGAATCCTCTGTAATTTCTATTGACGTGTTAAAGTGAGTGTTCAACCAAATTGGGTGGTACTTTTTTAAAATTGAACATAAATTTTCTGTAATTCGCTGTGGAAATACCACTGGTGCACGGGTGCCTATCCGAATAATTTCCACATGTTCAATCTCACGAAGTTTTTTTAGTATATACTCTAAAATTTGGTCGTTTATTAATAATCCATCTCCACCAGAAATTAAAACATCCCTTACCTCTTCAGTATTTCTAATATAATCAATTGCTTTATCTAATTGCTTTTTAGGTACGCCCATTCCAATTTGCCCTGAAAATCTTCTTCTCGTACAATATCTACAGTACATGGAACATTGATTCGTTACTAGAAATAGAACGCGATCTGGATATCGATGTGTTAGGCCCGGTGCCGGGGAATCTTCATCCTCGTAGAGTGGATCTTCTAAATCATATTTTGTTTTATAAGTCTCCTTAGATATAGGCACAGACTGTTTGCGAATTGGACAATTTGGATCATCAGGATTCATTAGCGAGGCATAGTAGGGAGTTATATTAAGTGGAATTGTTTTTGTTGAGATTCGAACACCTTCCTCCTCTTCAGGTGTCAAATTAATAACTTTTTTCAAATCATCCAATGTTCGTACTGTATTGGTTAATTGCCAAAGCCAATCATTCCACTGTTCTTCAGTAACTCTGTTCCAAAGATCAATTTCCTTCCAATGTCTTTTGGGTTTATATAATGTTTGTTTCATAATTGCCCCTCCTCTATACATTTTCACTCACTATTCAATTTGCAATTTCCGTGCCAACTTGAATTGTTAATTCCAAATGTTGGTGACAAATGGGTTTATCCGTTGAATGCACTTACAGGCTTTCGCAAACGCAAAAAAAACTGCCAATAAACGGGCAGTTAAATTGCATAGTATTTAAACTAATTCATAATTATTTATCGTAGTAATTTATTAAATGGGGAATTTAAAGTCGACTAAATATTAATTGCTTTCTAACTGGGGTTAGACACCGCTATGGAACCCAACAAAGCCATATAAGGACGAGATGTAATATTAAAATCTCGTTGTTATTACTTATTTTTTCAATACAAAGTGCTGATTTCTTGGCATTCCCATGCCCAAAAATTGGCATTAGTGGCATTATCCCTGTTACTGGATAATTCTAGTTGTCCTAAATTGTTTAAAAAATTTCTCAAACCCATCTTGCTTACTGTTAAATTCGATAAATAGGCGAATGGGATACCCTTCCAACAACAATACATACTTAAACTTTTTTGCTGCTCCTGAAGTTATATGACTAATCATGTGGTGGTTAATTCATTAATTTGCATTTTCATTTTTCTTTAATTCAATTTTGACATTGTAGCCATATTCCATAAACATCTGAATCAAATTAGATCCATCCAAAAGAGTCAGAGGCTTTCCTTTAGCAAATTCCCATGAATCGTTTCCATAATAACTTGTAGTTACTAATATTCCTTTTACTGCACCTTCATCTGCCATTATCCCATTCAACTCACGAACTGCTGATATAGGGACCACTTGGTTGTAACGTTTTGCTTGAATGATAAATTTCCCGCCACGAATAGGATCAGGGTCAAAAGCTACAGCGTCAATACCTCCATCACGGGTCGCTTTTGTTACTTTTACCTCAGCACCAACTGCGGAGAAATATTTTTCAAAGAGTTCTCTTACTAAATGTTCAAAATCTTCCCAGGACATAGCTGCTAAGTTTGGAATAGAATTGATCTCAGCTAAGATTTTTTTTGATTCTATAAAACGCTGATCCTCACGGTTAAGTTCCATTATTGGTCTTACTGGTGCTAACTGGTATAAAGCACCCGCGTTTAATCCCTTTAGATTTCGAAAACAATCTTTCGGTACTACCTTTTCAAGATTTAAGGCTAAAAACTCCTCCTTCATAGCCTGTAGGCTTACAATACAAGAGTGAAAATCTTGACCAGTTGAAGAATCAACCCCATGTATCCATCCATTAAATACAATAAGTTCAATTGTATTGCCATAATCAGCACTATAACACTCGTAAATATTTCGAAGTGTTAATTGGTAAATAACATCCTCGTAATATTCTTCAAATTCTTTTTTCTTCATTTTTTTAGAAACAATTTCGTTACGAGCTTGTACAAATTTATATTCAATGATGTCTGGAACATTTCCTGGTAGGGGTAAATCAAAATCAATAACCAAAGCTTTTGCTTCAGATAGATATTGGATATCAAGATTTTTATTTAATCCCTTTGGATAACCAGAAGAATCAATTACTGTACCAAAGTATTTTTCCACAAATGGAGTAACTGAATCTTCATATGCAAGCTTAAATTGTTTTACTGATTCGTTAATCTCCCTTTGTTCGTTAATAAATTCATTTTTTTCTCTCTGATATTCAGTATAGGCTAGATGATATTTCTTTTCTGCCTCATTCATTTTTTGAAGCCTCTTCTTCTTTAATGACGGGAGAAAAAACTCAAGAAATTTATCCTCTTTTGGAACATTTACCAGCTCAATGAATTTTTCTAACTCAGGTTCCTCAACTTCGTAAGTTTCCTTACTAAAAAGCTTGTCCCAATTAATAGAATGCTTTCTATTTAATGAGAATTGAAGAAGACACCGATATTCTTCAATTTGCTTTTGTGATCTTTTGGTATCTGTAATCGCAGAGCACTTTAACTTTTCAATCCTTTTTTGGTTCTTAACTTTATT
This window of the Mesobacillus jeotgali genome carries:
- a CDS encoding MFS transporter — its product is MNNKRYSRSFKSLWIGEIVSEFGGAAGGIVNGLLLYEITGSKEWMGALWLIYFLPSLVLQGISSPFLNHVIKEKMLKNIQLIRSGAYLLPLLGYLSGENYITIIGLIILQCLLGLVQPIYASLSFSLLPDLCSEKELVQANSLLDGTLRLMSFIAPGITSLLLIVSPIYVIYIISSLMFLLSYISLLQIPQKSVEKIATWSKKFWWDELKAGYFTFFQYPHLLKLTILSSIVQFAVGATMVINVPFIRGELNGQAWEYAVFSGAFPVGYAIGMLLLTKLPKNNLLMYAGLIGGGLSFVLLYFVPTIPLAWACELIGGILFPLFNAQSAAYFQREAPRERLSQLSSIRLLFLRLTMPLGILFASASFLGISTRLTYLIIGTFIALPGLYFLIKTIINRDSSPKQIRNIG
- a CDS encoding NUDIX hydrolase — its product is MTTNKDYIRYIRGKVGHDLIFLNFAGGIVYNERNEILVQKRGDRNEWGFPGGAMELGESLEETAKREILEETGLNVEVEHLIGVYSKYSGEFPNGDKAQTITHFFQCKPIDGEIIADGIETLDLKYFPIDQIPKLFTKQHEDALEDWLSKRKGVFK
- a CDS encoding RES domain-containing protein, which produces MKCCQYCFEDMHLITKIRENDEVGNCDYCDSEEVFIIDIDDLTEDFDRLFKHYESTEPYEYFHPEIHDDPSEFGDRLIDLINEDWNIFSEKIIGTGTDENLLFDILNFNKRWDPERYIDPYNLYSRITQAFTFVHPLEGWEQIWDSFKNEIKHFNRFFPEAKNDIFNDRIDEILEYRTVYTEKLDLFRARLGVHPIGKMMAPPAELTTPGRANPRGISYLYCAIDEATSIAEIRPWKGATVTVAHLIPKRNLKLVGLFSDPISPFDFESPYEILEINKILSSFIQELSTPVDPNKSEIEYLPTQYITELIKTKGFDGILFDSAMGPGNNVVIFDENNVDAKSIQIMEVNNILYKYDFKK
- the kamA gene encoding lysine 2,3-aminomutase, producing MKQTLYKPKRHWKEIDLWNRVTEEQWNDWLWQLTNTVRTLDDLKKVINLTPEEEEGVRISTKTIPLNITPYYASLMNPDDPNCPIRKQSVPISKETYKTKYDLEDPLYEDEDSPAPGLTHRYPDRVLFLVTNQCSMYCRYCTRRRFSGQIGMGVPKKQLDKAIDYIRNTEEVRDVLISGGDGLLINDQILEYILKKLREIEHVEIIRIGTRAPVVFPQRITENLCSILKKYHPIWLNTHFNTSIEITEDSKRACEMLANAGVPIGNQSVILAGINDSVPIMKKLMHDLVKIRVRPYYIYQCDLSEGISHFRAPVSKGLEIIEGLRGHTSGYAVPTFVVDSPGGGGKISLQPNYLISQSADKVVLRNFEGVITSYPEPQNYVSGTAEGYFKSIYPEYEKYKSNVGISAVMNDKKFNLVPEDLQRLDRRQKYHEDPDHSSLKDKRVKRDELKEKKFKAQQQTSAKIIGQEKEPAGND
- a CDS encoding restriction endonuclease translates to MLRTHISNRYLKEDKVITAKTHWELEEKVKNQKQRWKDKENKVKNQKRIEKLKCSAITDTKRSQKQIEEYRCLLQFSLNRKHSINWDKLFSKETYEVEEPELEKFIELVNVPKEDKFLEFFLPSLKKKRLQKMNEAEKKYHLAYTEYQREKNEFINEQREINESVKQFKLAYEDSVTPFVEKYFGTVIDSSGYPKGLNKNLDIQYLSEAKALVIDFDLPLPGNVPDIIEYKFVQARNEIVSKKMKKKEFEEYYEDVIYQLTLRNIYECYSADYGNTIELIVFNGWIHGVDSSTGQDFHSCIVSLQAMKEEFLALNLEKVVPKDCFRNLKGLNAGALYQLAPVRPIMELNREDQRFIESKKILAEINSIPNLAAMSWEDFEHLVRELFEKYFSAVGAEVKVTKATRDGGIDAVAFDPDPIRGGKFIIQAKRYNQVVPISAVRELNGIMADEGAVKGILVTTSYYGNDSWEFAKGKPLTLLDGSNLIQMFMEYGYNVKIELKKNENAN
- a CDS encoding YokU family protein — its product is MNMICEWCGGRAALGISKVYWELPDGSRAIEITETPAVICKGCAMVYQEEKVIKEIEDQLFLVDTKIIGDTISFKELMDLPRLLKRNYFDFSS